The genomic DNA agtgtctcctcctttcttggAGACCCAAGCAAAGGCAGGCACACATCTCTATGTCCCATGTCCAGAATGACAGATGACAAGGGACAAGAAGCAAGAACGAacatcttttatttctccatGTCCTGAAACCATCCGTTTACTGCCAAGGTCTTCACGTTGGCAAGACATCCCTGTCTGTGCCCAGCCCAGGCACCGCGATTCCCTTCTGGATCCCGAACGAGGACGGAAGGGTTCCCAGCTCGTTGCACCAAACGGCAAAACGCTGACTCTTGAACGCCTGTGGCGTGGGTGCCACTCCCACACTGAGCCCGAAGCTCACGAAACCTTCTATGACAAGGAACAACATCTGAAAACTTCCTCGAGGAAACAAAGATCGATTTCCGAGGCCACGTAGACAGAGAACAAGAACCCACCCAAACGTGCGCTTGGCCCCGCTTTGCCCCAAGCCGCCCTGGCCCTCCACTACTCACAACGCCCAGCGCCCGCTCTGCTCGCACTCGCAGGGGAGAAGTGGCCTGGCTTCGTGCCCCGCAGGAGAAGCTGCTCGACCCCAGGTGGGAACGGGCCCGGCTGCCCCTCGGGCTCAGGCCCGCTCTTCCTCATGGCTCACAGCCTCTTCGGACAGACACGGAGACCCGGGCTGCCTGCTGTTGACCGCGAGGATGTGCTGCAGCACTTGCACGCCGCTGGTTTCTGCGTGGGCCCTGGGACCCCACAGGAACTCGTAGCGTGCGGGCTCGCTGCCGGGCACCTGCCGGTACTCCAGGTACCCTTCCTGCACCCAGACTTCGGTCAGCAGCTCCCTGGGCTCCCCATAGAATACGTGCTCCCTGCCGGCATACACCCCCATGATCCCCAGCGCTTCCCACACCGCCTCCTCAGGGGCACGGTCGTCCTCCAGGAGGATCACCCACAGGACCAGCACCAGGAGGCCGGTCTTGGGCATGCCGTCCCTACCACTCGGCGTCCCATCGCAGCTGAGGCCCAGGATGCTGACCAGGACGTAGGAGTGCTCGCGGGGGTCCACTTCCTTCACGTCGACTCCAAAGACCAGCTGCAGATACTCGCAGGCTCGGCGGAAGATCACGGGGAAGCGGTCCTGGTCATCTTGGCTAACCGCCGCCAGCATCTCCGCCCGCGTGGTCAGCTGCTTGGTGCGATACTTGAGGAGCAGAAGCAGCACCAGGGCGGCCACCTTCACGCGGAGCGCATCTGGGAGCGAGGCCTGGGCCCCTGCCGGGGCCCCCCAGGTGCTCGACCCCTCCTCATCGGGGCTGCTGGAGCCCTGGTGGGACTGGCTCCCCGGAGCGCCTGCCatggcactgggggaggggcaggtgctcCGAGGGCTCTGGGGAGGACTCGGGGACCCGGCACCAGCAGACCC from Leopardus geoffroyi isolate Oge1 chromosome X, O.geoffroyi_Oge1_pat1.0, whole genome shotgun sequence includes the following:
- the LOC123594656 gene encoding melanoma-associated antigen 9-like, which produces MAGAPGSQSHQGSSSPDEEGSSTWGAPAGAQASLPDALRVKVAALVLLLLLKYRTKQLTTRAEMLAAVSQDDQDRFPVIFRRACEYLQLVFGVDVKEVDPREHSYVLVSILGLSCDGTPSGRDGMPKTGLLVLVLWVILLEDDRAPEEAVWEALGIMGVYAGREHVFYGEPRELLTEVWVQEGYLEYRQVPGSEPARYEFLWGPRAHAETSGVQVLQHILAVNSRQPGSPCLSEEAVSHEEERA